One region of Culex pipiens pallens isolate TS chromosome 2, TS_CPP_V2, whole genome shotgun sequence genomic DNA includes:
- the LOC120420470 gene encoding protein G12-like, which yields MKIFIAFAALVAFASASAIPETRGLKEDLKDFLALVPVDKLTSLALDYYANDKEVQAAFAYLQDKEFAAIWDQLFALKEIKDLLNYLQDAGLDVYHALNVVADLLGLNHVKPIRREGLMKTGGLSGFLEEALALLPKDQIKALFEEKLKTSPEFKALFEKLQHADFHKLVEFYNNSKEVQSLFQKLREHGIDVDKFVELVASFFGWGKFW from the exons ATGAAGATCTTCATCGCGTTCGCTGCCTTGGTGGCCTTTGCCAGTGCCTCCGCCATCCCGGAAACCCGCGGCCTCAAGGAAGACCTCAAGGACTTCCTGGCCCTGGTCCCGGTGGACAAGCTGACCTCGCTGGCCCTGGACTACTACGCCAACGACAAGGAAGTGCAAGCCGCGTTCGCCTACCTCCAGGACAAGGAATTTGCCGCCATTTGGGATCAGCTGTTTGCGCTAAAAGAAATCAAGGACCTGCTGAACTACCTCCAAGACGCTGGTCTGGATGTGTACCATGCGTTGAATGTGGTCGCCGACCTGCTGGGCTTGAACCACGTTAAGCCGATTCGCCGCGAAGGGTTGATGAAGACCGGAGGACTCAGCGGATTCCTGGAGGAAGCTCTCGCGTTGCTGCCCAAGGACCAGATCAAGGCCCTGTTTGAGGAAAAGCTGAAGACCAGCCCCGAGTTCAAGGCACTGTTTGAGAAGCTGCAGCACGCTGATTTCCACAAGCTGGTGGAGTTTTACAAC AACTCTAAGGAGGTTCAGTCGCTGTTCCAGAAGTTGCGCGAGCACGGAATCGATGTCGACAAGTTCGTTGAACTGGTGGCCTCGTTCTTCGGTTGGGGAAAGTTCTGGTAA